TTTTTTTCCATTTCACTGTCCGAATAAGACCTGCTTTCAGACAGGTTCTTGCTTTTTCCACCTTGCCCTGTCCGAATGAGCCCCGCTTTCAGACAGGATCAAGCTTTTTCCACCTTGCACTGTCCGAATAAGACCTGCTTTCAGACAGGTTCTTGCTTTTTCCACCTTGCACTGTCCGAATAAGACCTGCTTTCAGACAGGTTCTTGCTTTTTCCACCTTGCACTGTCCGAATGAGACCTGCTTTCAGACAGGTTCTTGCTTTTTCCACCTTGTCCTGTCCGAATGAGACCCGTATTCAGACAGGTTCTTGCTTTTTTTCACTTACCTTGTCCGAATAAGACCTGCTTTCAGACAGGTTCTTGCTTTTTCCACCTTGTCCTGTCCGAATGAGACCTGCTTTCAGACAGGTTCTTGCTTTTTCCACCTTGTCCTGTCCGAATGAGACCCGCTTTCAGACAGGATCAAGCTTTTTCCACCTTGCCCTGTCCGAATGAGACCCGCTTTCAGACAGGATCAAGCTTTTTCCACCTTGTCCTGTCCGAATGATACCCGTATTCAGACAGGTTCTTGCTTTTTTTCCATTGCCCTGTCCGAATGAGACCTGCAATAAAGCTCCAGCCATAAAACCTTAGAAGAAATGATATGGTTTTAGGATAATTAATGTGGAAACCGCTACTATTCTTGATACTTCACCGTACCATAACTCAATTAATGCATTATCGAAAATTTCTTAAATTGATAAGTATACTTTCATTTATTAAATGAAAGGCCGCATTGTTTCTTTAAGCATTGAAACGGAATGATTAAATTGCTCTTTTTCCTTTTCATTCAGATCAATTTCGACAATTTCTCGGATACCGGCACGATTAATTACAGCTGGTACTCCAATATAAACATCATTTTGCCCGTATTCTCCGTTTAGATAGGCAGATACTGTCAGGATGCTATTTTCATTATTAAGGATTGCTTTTGTAATCCTTACAAGGGACATACCTATTCCATAGTATGTAGCCCCTTTTCGCTCAATGATATGATAGGCAGCATCACGGACGTTTACAAAAATTTGTTCTAAACATTCTTTTTTAAGATCTCCCTTCCGTTCTAAAACAGTATCAAGATGCTCAATTCCAATCATTGCATGACTCCAAACAGCGAGCTCTGTGTCTCCATGTTCACCAATGATGGCTGCATGAACATTTCTTGTATCTACGTTGAAATATTTTCCTAAAGCAAACCTTAGACGTGCAGAGTCTAATACCGTTCCAGAACCGATTACACGTTCTTTTGGTAATCCTGATTCTCTCCAAGTTACGTAAGTTAAGATATCCACTGGATTTGTTGCCACTAAGAATATTCCATTAAATCCATTTTCCATAACGCTTTTTATTATTTGCTTAAATATTCTTGTGTTTTTTTCAACTAAATCCAATCGGGTTTCACCTGGCTTTTGTGCCAATCCCGCAGTGATAACCACTAAGTCAGCACTGCCACAGTCTTGATATGAACCGCTCCATACCTTTACTGGTGAAGGCGCGAACGGCATGCCGTGATTAAGATCCATTGCCTCGCCTTCTGATTTTTTTTCATTTACATCAATTAAGACTATTTCCTCAACAACCCCCTGGTTGATCAATGAATATACATAACTACACCCTACAGCACCTGTTCCAATTAGTACTACACGATTTACTTTTTCTTTATCCATGATTAACGATCTCCCTTCGAATGAAATTAAAATAGTAACCAGCTGATTATTCCAATTACAACAAGTAGACATAAGCTATATTTAATTGTCACTTTAAATAATTCACTTTCTTTTCCTGCTAATCCAACTGCTGCTGCAGCAACAGCTATAGATTGAGGTGAAATCATTTTTGCCATGGTGCCGCCCATTACATTGACCGCAACCATCGATTCAGGTGCGATACCAATTTGAGAAGCTGTGACAGATTGTAGTGGAGCAAATAAGGAACCGCTGTTTACAACAGATCCTGTTAAAAAAACTCCCAACCACCCTAACACTGGGGAGAATAATGGAAATACTGCGCCTGTGGAAGCAAATGCTAAACCAAGTGTTGATGACATACCAGAGTAGGTACAAATATAAGCAAAGGCAAGTACACTGCAAATTGTTAGGACTGGGGAGAATAATTCTTTTGCAGTTTCTTTTGAACTATCCCACAGCAGCTTACTGCTGCAGCGAAAGAGAATGCTTGCGACAATGATCGTCAGGACAATTGCTGTTGTAGTAGATGAAAATAAATCTAATTTAAATACTGCAGCATACGGTGTATCTTTCGGTACTATTGGTGCATGCTTTATGACTACGTTGTTTAATCCCGGAATCGGCAGCAATAACACTAACTTTTCTAAAGGACCCCCTGGGATAAATAAATTTTTAAAAAAAGATAAATTAAAGAAAGTAACACATAAAGTTAGAAATACAAATGGCAGCCACGCATATGCAATTTGCCCTAAAGAATACTTAACCTGTTTATCTACTTTGTTCTCATTACTTATACGGAATATCTCTTTTGGTTTCCATATTTGTAAAAATAGTGAAAGTGCTACTAGGCTTACAATTGCAGCAAAGATGTCTGCAAGTTCAGCACCCAGGAAAAA
The DNA window shown above is from Neobacillus sp. WH10 and carries:
- a CDS encoding L-lactate dehydrogenase, with translation MDKEKVNRVVLIGTGAVGCSYVYSLINQGVVEEIVLIDVNEKKSEGEAMDLNHGMPFAPSPVKVWSGSYQDCGSADLVVITAGLAQKPGETRLDLVEKNTRIFKQIIKSVMENGFNGIFLVATNPVDILTYVTWRESGLPKERVIGSGTVLDSARLRFALGKYFNVDTRNVHAAIIGEHGDTELAVWSHAMIGIEHLDTVLERKGDLKKECLEQIFVNVRDAAYHIIERKGATYYGIGMSLVRITKAILNNENSILTVSAYLNGEYGQNDVYIGVPAVINRAGIREIVEIDLNEKEKEQFNHSVSMLKETMRPFI
- a CDS encoding lactate permease LctP family transporter; protein product: MNVWEQVYNPLSNIWFSAIIAAIPIIFFIVMLTVFKLKGYIAGLYSIIVAGLVAVFIYKMPAILVLMSAIFGALSGIWPVASIVFAAIFLYKITVKTGKFKIIENSISFITADQRLQVLIVAFSFGAFLEGAAGFGAPVAITAAILVGLGFSPIYAASLCLIANIAGGAYGAMGIPVTVPSLLTGLDSLAVGRYTAFVLPILSVLVAFLLVFIIDGMKGIRQTFPAVLVSGVSFGLTQAIVLFFLGAELADIFAAIVSLVALSLFLQIWKPKEIFRISNENKVDKQVKYSLGQIAYAWLPFVFLTLCVTFFNLSFFKNLFIPGGPLEKLVLLLPIPGLNNVVIKHAPIVPKDTPYAAVFKLDLFSSTTTAIVLTIIVASILFRCSSKLLWDSSKETAKELFSPVLTICSVLAFAYICTYSGMSSTLGLAFASTGAVFPLFSPVLGWLGVFLTGSVVNSGSLFAPLQSVTASQIGIAPESMVAVNVMGGTMAKMISPQSIAVAAAAVGLAGKESELFKVTIKYSLCLLVVIGIISWLLF